The following coding sequences are from one Anolis sagrei isolate rAnoSag1 chromosome 6, rAnoSag1.mat, whole genome shotgun sequence window:
- the ATG9B gene encoding autophagy-related protein 9B isoform X1, with translation MAVSQEHYGDYHRLPDYEDDSPPEEEEELLIHVTEGLKDSWHHIKNLDNFFTKIYHFHQKNGFACMMLSDVFELVQFLFVVAFTTFLLCCVEYDVLFANRPLNHTQLDRNKVTLPDAILPTAQCTQRIRSSGWLIFLLAMAAIFWLYRLVKVLCSLLGYWEIRAFYTKALKIPSAELCNCSWQEVQSRLISLQREQQMCVHKRELSELDIHHRILRFKNYLVALVNKGLLPLRFRLPLLGRGVFLTQGLKYNLELLFFWGPGSLFQGKWNLQPQYKRAGARLELARRLARAMLLLGLANLLLCPFVLVWQGLYAFFSYTEVLKREPGSLGARRWSLYGRLYLRHFNELDHELQARLGRGYKPASKYMNSFASPLLSTLAKNVAFFAGSILAVLIALTVYDEDVLTVQHILTAITLLGLVVTVARSFIPDEHMVWCPEQLLQCVLAHIHYIPDHWQGNAHKSETREELSQLFQYKAVFILEELLSPIVTPFLLIFPLRARALDIIDFFRNFSVEVVGVGDICSFAQLDIRNHGNPQWLSQGRAEVSVVQQQQQAENGKTELSLVHFAIANPRWQPPPESSLFIGHLKEKVQQDAAQAPPAQRLLAEAPLGASLLSDEGLGTVPDALLASVLAHPVFSAASMASHSERRLFAPRGSTAGAAASVLASLSCSQLHRRSAPPAENSVFRSDSTVPGGRTAPSEVRQGPLSRSVALSEFASAEMSLHAIYMHELRHQQHHRPREEGSPHSPPQQSAESGDGARSSQRMDGGLGGWQEEEAPGSQRPEREKS, from the exons ATGGCTGTGAGCCAGGAGCACTATGGCGACTACCATCGCCTGCCGGACTACGAAGATGACTCTCccccggaggaagaggaggagctgcTGATCCACGTCACGGAGGGGCTGAAGG ATTCCTGGCATCACATCAAAAACTTGGACAACTTCTTCACCAAG ATCTACCATTTCCACCAGAAGAACGGCTTCGCCTGCATGATGCTTTCTGATGTCTTTGAGCTGGT GCAGTTCCTGTTTGTGGTGGCCTTCACCACCTTCCTGCTCTGCTGCGTGGAGTACGACGTCCTCTTTGCCAACCGGCCCCTCAACCACACTCAGCTGGACAGGAACAAAGTGACGCTGCCGGATGCCATCCTGCCCACCGCCCAGTGCACCCAGAG GATCCGGTCCAGCGGCTGGCTCATCTTCCTGCTGGCCATGGCGGCCATCTTCTGGCTCTACCGCCTGGTCAAGGTGCTCTGCAGCCTCCTGGGCTACTGGGAGATCCGCGCCTTCTACACCAAGGCCCTCAAGATCCCCTCG gCGGAGTTGTGCAACTGCAGCTGGCAGGAGGTGCAGTCGCGGCTGATCTCGCTGCAGCGGGAGCAGCAGATGTGCGTCCACAAGCGGGAGCTCTCTGAGCTGGACATCCACCACCGCATCCTGCGCTTCAAGAACTACCTGGTGGCGCTGGTCAACAAGGGCCTGCTGCCCCTGCGCTTCCGGCTGCCCCTCCTGGGCCGCGGGGTCTTCCTCACGCAGGGCCTCAAGTACAACCTGGAGCTGCTCTTCTTCTGGGGGCCCGGCTCCCTCTTCCAGGGCAAGTGGAACCTCCAGCCCCAGTACAAGCGGGCGGGGGCCCGGCTGGAGTTGGCCCGCCGCCTGGCCCGCGCCATGCTGCTCCTGGGCCTGGCCAACCTGCTGCTCTGCCCCTTCGTCCTGGTCTGGCAGGGCCTCTACGCCTTCTTCAGCTACACCGAGGTCCTCAAGCGCGAGCCCGGCAGCCTGGGCGCCCGGCGCTGGTCCCTCTACGGCCGCCTCTACCTGCGGCACTTCAACGAGCTGGACCACGAGCTGCAGGCCCGCCTCGGACGCGGCTACAAGCCAGCCTCCAAGTACATGAACTCCTTCGCCAGCCCCCTGCTCAGCACCCTGGCCAAGAACGTGGCCTTCTTCGCCGGCTCCATCCTGGCTGTCCTCATCGCCCTGACCGTCTACGACGAGGATGTCCTCACCGTCCAGCACATCCTCACCGCCATCACCCTCCTGGGCCTCGTCGTCACCGTCGCCAG GTCGTTCATCCCGGATGAGCACATGGTCTGGTGCCCAGAACAGTTGCTGCAGTGCGTCTTGGCCCATATCCACTACATCCCGGACCACTGGCAAGGCAACGCACACAAGTCGGAGACACGCGAGGAgctctcccagctgttccagtACAAGGCT gtgttcatcttggaggagctgCTGAGCCCAATTGTGACGCCCTTCCTGCTCATCTTCCCCCTCCGCGCCCGGGCCCTCGACATCATCGACTTCTTCCGCAACTTCTCCGTGGAGGTGGTGGGCGTCGGGGACATCTGCTCCTTCGCCCAGTTGGACATCCGCAACCACGGCAACCCCCAG TGGCTGTCCCAGGGCCGGGCGGAGGTCTCGGtggtgcagcagcagcagcaggcggAGAACGGCAAGACGGAGCTCTCCCTGGTCCACTTTGCCATCGCCAACCCCCGCTGGCAGCCGCCCCCCGAGAGCTCCCTCTTCATCGGGCACCTCAAGGAGAAGGTGCAGCAGGACGCGGCCCAAGCGCCCCCCGCCCAGCGCCTCCTGGCCGAGGCCCCCCTCGGCGCCTCCTTGCTCTCCGACGAGGGGCTCGGCACCGTG CCGGATGCCCTCTTGGCCAGCGTTTTGGCCCACCCGGTGTTCTCAGCGGCCAGCATGGCCTCCCACTCGGAGCGGCGGCTCTTCGCTCCTCGGGGCAGCACAGCCGGGGCCGCCGCCAGCGTCCTGgcctccctctcctgctctcaGCTGCACCGGCGGAGCGCACCCCCCGCAGAGAACTCCGTCTTCCGCAGCGACAGCACCGTTCCCGGGGGGCG CACTGCCCCATCTGAGGTGCGCCAAGGGCCGCTGTCCCGTTCCGTGGCGCTGTCTGAGTTTGCCTCGGCCGAGATGAGCCTCCACGCTATTTACATGCACGAG CTCCGGCACCAACAGCACCACCGGCCGCGAGAGGAAGGGTCTCCCCACAGCCCTCCTCAACAGTCAGCCGAATCAG gtGATGGTGCCAGGTCCTCGCAGCGCATGGATGGAGGTCTGGGGGGCTGGCAGGAAGAGGAGGCGCCTGGGAGCCAGCGGCCGGAGAGAGAGAAGAGCTAG
- the ATG9B gene encoding autophagy-related protein 9B isoform X2, whose amino-acid sequence MAAIFWLYRLVKVLCSLLGYWEIRAFYTKALKIPSAELCNCSWQEVQSRLISLQREQQMCVHKRELSELDIHHRILRFKNYLVALVNKGLLPLRFRLPLLGRGVFLTQGLKYNLELLFFWGPGSLFQGKWNLQPQYKRAGARLELARRLARAMLLLGLANLLLCPFVLVWQGLYAFFSYTEVLKREPGSLGARRWSLYGRLYLRHFNELDHELQARLGRGYKPASKYMNSFASPLLSTLAKNVAFFAGSILAVLIALTVYDEDVLTVQHILTAITLLGLVVTVARSFIPDEHMVWCPEQLLQCVLAHIHYIPDHWQGNAHKSETREELSQLFQYKAVFILEELLSPIVTPFLLIFPLRARALDIIDFFRNFSVEVVGVGDICSFAQLDIRNHGNPQWLSQGRAEVSVVQQQQQAENGKTELSLVHFAIANPRWQPPPESSLFIGHLKEKVQQDAAQAPPAQRLLAEAPLGASLLSDEGLGTVPDALLASVLAHPVFSAASMASHSERRLFAPRGSTAGAAASVLASLSCSQLHRRSAPPAENSVFRSDSTVPGGRTAPSEVRQGPLSRSVALSEFASAEMSLHAIYMHELRHQQHHRPREEGSPHSPPQQSAESGDGARSSQRMDGGLGGWQEEEAPGSQRPEREKS is encoded by the exons ATGGCGGCCATCTTCTGGCTCTACCGCCTGGTCAAGGTGCTCTGCAGCCTCCTGGGCTACTGGGAGATCCGCGCCTTCTACACCAAGGCCCTCAAGATCCCCTCG gCGGAGTTGTGCAACTGCAGCTGGCAGGAGGTGCAGTCGCGGCTGATCTCGCTGCAGCGGGAGCAGCAGATGTGCGTCCACAAGCGGGAGCTCTCTGAGCTGGACATCCACCACCGCATCCTGCGCTTCAAGAACTACCTGGTGGCGCTGGTCAACAAGGGCCTGCTGCCCCTGCGCTTCCGGCTGCCCCTCCTGGGCCGCGGGGTCTTCCTCACGCAGGGCCTCAAGTACAACCTGGAGCTGCTCTTCTTCTGGGGGCCCGGCTCCCTCTTCCAGGGCAAGTGGAACCTCCAGCCCCAGTACAAGCGGGCGGGGGCCCGGCTGGAGTTGGCCCGCCGCCTGGCCCGCGCCATGCTGCTCCTGGGCCTGGCCAACCTGCTGCTCTGCCCCTTCGTCCTGGTCTGGCAGGGCCTCTACGCCTTCTTCAGCTACACCGAGGTCCTCAAGCGCGAGCCCGGCAGCCTGGGCGCCCGGCGCTGGTCCCTCTACGGCCGCCTCTACCTGCGGCACTTCAACGAGCTGGACCACGAGCTGCAGGCCCGCCTCGGACGCGGCTACAAGCCAGCCTCCAAGTACATGAACTCCTTCGCCAGCCCCCTGCTCAGCACCCTGGCCAAGAACGTGGCCTTCTTCGCCGGCTCCATCCTGGCTGTCCTCATCGCCCTGACCGTCTACGACGAGGATGTCCTCACCGTCCAGCACATCCTCACCGCCATCACCCTCCTGGGCCTCGTCGTCACCGTCGCCAG GTCGTTCATCCCGGATGAGCACATGGTCTGGTGCCCAGAACAGTTGCTGCAGTGCGTCTTGGCCCATATCCACTACATCCCGGACCACTGGCAAGGCAACGCACACAAGTCGGAGACACGCGAGGAgctctcccagctgttccagtACAAGGCT gtgttcatcttggaggagctgCTGAGCCCAATTGTGACGCCCTTCCTGCTCATCTTCCCCCTCCGCGCCCGGGCCCTCGACATCATCGACTTCTTCCGCAACTTCTCCGTGGAGGTGGTGGGCGTCGGGGACATCTGCTCCTTCGCCCAGTTGGACATCCGCAACCACGGCAACCCCCAG TGGCTGTCCCAGGGCCGGGCGGAGGTCTCGGtggtgcagcagcagcagcaggcggAGAACGGCAAGACGGAGCTCTCCCTGGTCCACTTTGCCATCGCCAACCCCCGCTGGCAGCCGCCCCCCGAGAGCTCCCTCTTCATCGGGCACCTCAAGGAGAAGGTGCAGCAGGACGCGGCCCAAGCGCCCCCCGCCCAGCGCCTCCTGGCCGAGGCCCCCCTCGGCGCCTCCTTGCTCTCCGACGAGGGGCTCGGCACCGTG CCGGATGCCCTCTTGGCCAGCGTTTTGGCCCACCCGGTGTTCTCAGCGGCCAGCATGGCCTCCCACTCGGAGCGGCGGCTCTTCGCTCCTCGGGGCAGCACAGCCGGGGCCGCCGCCAGCGTCCTGgcctccctctcctgctctcaGCTGCACCGGCGGAGCGCACCCCCCGCAGAGAACTCCGTCTTCCGCAGCGACAGCACCGTTCCCGGGGGGCG CACTGCCCCATCTGAGGTGCGCCAAGGGCCGCTGTCCCGTTCCGTGGCGCTGTCTGAGTTTGCCTCGGCCGAGATGAGCCTCCACGCTATTTACATGCACGAG CTCCGGCACCAACAGCACCACCGGCCGCGAGAGGAAGGGTCTCCCCACAGCCCTCCTCAACAGTCAGCCGAATCAG gtGATGGTGCCAGGTCCTCGCAGCGCATGGATGGAGGTCTGGGGGGCTGGCAGGAAGAGGAGGCGCCTGGGAGCCAGCGGCCGGAGAGAGAGAAGAGCTAG